From the Ruminiclostridium josui JCM 17888 genome, one window contains:
- the sfsA gene encoding DNA/RNA nuclease SfsA — protein MKYKNIKEGIFIKRPNRFIAYVEIDGVMEVCHVKNTGRCKELLLPGAVVYVQKSDNPKRKTKFDLISVIKGNRHINMDSQVPNKVVQEWLEKGNLFKDVTLIKPEAKYKNSRFDFYVETKKDKIFIEVKGVTLEKNNIVLFPDAPTERGVRHINELIESLHDGYKAYVIFIIQMKDVDYFTPNSVTHKEFADALKSAHDKGVDILALDCIVGEGFIEIDKQVEVRL, from the coding sequence TTGAAATATAAAAATATTAAAGAAGGAATATTCATTAAAAGACCAAATAGATTTATTGCTTATGTGGAAATAGACGGTGTTATGGAAGTCTGCCATGTTAAGAATACTGGAAGATGTAAAGAGCTTTTATTACCGGGTGCGGTTGTGTATGTTCAGAAATCTGATAATCCCAAACGTAAAACAAAATTTGACCTTATAAGTGTTATAAAAGGAAACAGACATATTAATATGGATAGTCAGGTTCCAAATAAAGTGGTCCAGGAGTGGCTGGAAAAAGGGAACTTATTTAAGGATGTTACTCTTATAAAACCTGAGGCAAAATACAAAAATTCAAGATTTGATTTTTATGTTGAAACCAAAAAGGATAAAATTTTTATTGAGGTAAAAGGAGTAACCCTGGAGAAAAATAATATAGTACTTTTTCCTGATGCACCTACCGAAAGGGGTGTAAGGCATATAAATGAGCTTATTGAGAGCTTACATGACGGGTATAAAGCTTATGTAATTTTTATAATACAGATGAAAGATGTGGATTATTTTACGCCCAACAGCGTAACACATAAAGAGTTTGCAGATGCTTTGAAATCTGCTCATGATAAAGGTGTGGATATATTGGCCCTTGATTGCATAGTGGGAGAGGGCTTTATAGAAATTGATAAACAAGTGGAGGTAAGATTGTAA
- a CDS encoding desulfoferrodoxin — translation MKTEVVYYRCKQCGNIVSVIKNGGGKLVCCGEQMERLEPNTTDAALEKHVPVAERKDGKIIVQIGSVAHPMIDAHYIEWIEVAGDEGTERIPLSPGDEPKAVFADKSNAEVYAYCNLHGLWMSHVK, via the coding sequence ATGAAGACAGAAGTTGTTTATTATCGTTGCAAGCAATGTGGTAATATTGTAAGCGTTATAAAAAATGGTGGAGGAAAACTAGTCTGTTGCGGTGAACAAATGGAAAGGCTTGAACCCAATACTACAGATGCCGCTCTTGAAAAACATGTTCCCGTAGCAGAAAGAAAAGACGGTAAGATTATAGTACAAATTGGTTCCGTAGCCCACCCAATGATTGATGCCCATTATATTGAGTGGATTGAAGTTGCTGGCGATGAAGGCACTGAAAGAATTCCTCTTTCACCTGGTGATGAACCAAAAGCAGTTTTTGCTGACAAGAGTAATGCAGAAGTTTATGCATACTGTAATCTTCATGGATTGTGGATGTCCCATGTAAAATAA
- the deoC gene encoding deoxyribose-phosphate aldolase — MTKLAGLIDHTALKPETCKEQIKKLCKEAIEYKFASVCVNPCYVTLCSEILKETDIKVCTVVGFPLGATSTASKVAETVEAVENGAREIDMVINVGAVKSGDFHYVEKDIKSVVEAAAGKAIVKVILETCLLTDEEKVICCNLCKTAGADFVKTSTGFSTGGATIHDVRLMRETVGPDMGVKAAGGIRDYKTAKAMVEAGANRIGASASIAIVIEEQE, encoded by the coding sequence ATGACTAAACTGGCAGGTTTAATTGATCACACAGCATTAAAACCCGAGACTTGTAAGGAACAGATAAAAAAGCTATGCAAAGAGGCTATAGAGTATAAATTTGCTTCTGTTTGCGTCAATCCTTGTTATGTGACACTCTGCAGTGAGATTTTGAAGGAGACCGATATAAAGGTTTGTACGGTAGTGGGGTTTCCACTAGGGGCCACTTCAACTGCGTCCAAAGTTGCAGAAACTGTTGAAGCAGTGGAAAACGGTGCTAGAGAAATAGATATGGTAATAAATGTTGGAGCTGTTAAGTCAGGGGATTTTCATTATGTAGAAAAAGATATTAAATCAGTAGTAGAGGCAGCAGCGGGAAAGGCAATTGTTAAGGTAATACTTGAAACATGCCTTCTTACTGATGAAGAAAAAGTTATTTGTTGTAATCTGTGTAAGACAGCCGGAGCCGATTTTGTTAAAACCTCCACTGGATTTAGTACAGGAGGGGCTACAATCCACGATGTAAGACTTATGAGAGAAACTGTGGGCCCTGATATGGGAGTAAAAGCAGCCGGGGGTATACGGGATTATAAGACAGCAAAAGCAATGGTAGAAGCAGGTGCAAATAGAATAGGAGCGAGTGCATCTATAGCAATTGTCATTGAGGAACAAGAGTAA
- a CDS encoding YegS/Rv2252/BmrU family lipid kinase: MRKALFVYNPVSGGHKIPSELDFILSSFQDKGILAQPYRLTDTNSDYLINALQSGTYDFVAASGGDGTINFVANLLLNNDIKMPLGVVPSGTCNDFAKCLGINSFKESIDIILQGNTIMCDVGYINNSQYFLSTFAGGNFVDVSFNTNSELKKNFGPFAYYLKGISELTNIKSFDLKITADDHIIEGKFLLFLIVNGKQAAGFPNLLNQADYTDGYMDIILVKKCSNINLASIFFKVLSKESVNDKNVIILKARKCELTSKMPLALTMDGERSELFPASIEFKQMFLEVFVPIGENK; encoded by the coding sequence GTGAGAAAGGCATTATTTGTATATAACCCTGTTTCCGGGGGACATAAGATTCCCAGCGAACTGGACTTTATTTTGTCCTCTTTTCAGGACAAAGGTATTCTTGCTCAACCCTATAGGTTGACGGATACTAACAGCGATTATCTCATTAATGCATTGCAGTCAGGGACATATGACTTTGTTGCTGCGTCTGGCGGTGATGGGACAATTAACTTTGTAGCTAACCTGTTGTTAAACAACGATATTAAAATGCCGTTAGGAGTAGTACCTTCAGGAACATGTAACGATTTCGCAAAATGCCTGGGAATAAACTCTTTTAAAGAAAGTATAGATATAATTCTTCAGGGCAATACAATTATGTGCGATGTGGGCTACATAAACAATTCACAGTATTTTCTGAGTACATTTGCAGGTGGAAATTTTGTAGATGTTTCTTTTAATACAAACAGTGAGCTTAAAAAGAATTTTGGGCCATTTGCATATTATTTAAAAGGTATTTCCGAATTGACTAATATTAAAAGCTTTGATCTTAAGATTACTGCTGATGATCATATTATTGAGGGTAAGTTTCTTTTATTCCTGATTGTTAATGGAAAACAGGCAGCCGGTTTTCCTAATTTATTGAATCAAGCGGATTATACTGATGGTTATATGGATATCATACTTGTCAAGAAATGTTCAAATATAAACCTCGCAAGTATATTTTTTAAGGTACTAAGTAAGGAATCTGTCAATGATAAGAACGTAATCATATTAAAGGCCAGAAAATGCGAACTAACCAGTAAAATGCCGCTGGCATTGACAATGGACGGTGAAAGGTCAGAGCTGTTCCCGGCCAGTATAGAATTTAAGCAAATGTTTCTTGAGGTTTTTGTACCTATAGGAGAAAATAAATAA
- a CDS encoding small, acid-soluble spore protein, alpha/beta type yields the protein MSRRKSVMSETLKEEIARELGVYNTVANEGWGAVTSRDCGNIVKKAIEMAERSVNH from the coding sequence ATGAGTAGACGTAAGAGTGTGATGTCAGAAACCCTTAAAGAGGAAATTGCCAGAGAACTTGGAGTCTACAATACAGTTGCTAACGAAGGATGGGGAGCAGTAACTTCAAGAGATTGCGGAAACATTGTTAAGAAGGCAATTGAGATGGCTGAAAGAAGTGTCAACCATTAG
- the nadC gene encoding carboxylating nicotinate-nucleotide diphosphorylase translates to MKLSKLYIHEIVMNALKEDMPLGDITTDNIIPEDDSSKAEFLAKQDAVIAGLDVAKYVFEVLDSSVRFKAFVKDGDKVSKGDIIAEVSGSTRALLKGERTALNFMQRLSAIATMTNRYVNKVQGLSVKVTDTRKTTPGLRLLEKYAVSAGGGANHRFSLSDGVLIKDNHIAAAGGIKNAVERVRKSIPHTVKIEVEVESMEEVREALECKADIIMLDNMSNEQMTEAVKFIDKRALVEASGNISEETIYNVALTGVDIISIGKLTHSANSIDISMNIE, encoded by the coding sequence ATGAAACTCAGTAAACTTTATATCCATGAAATAGTTATGAATGCACTAAAGGAGGATATGCCTCTAGGAGATATTACTACAGATAATATCATTCCAGAAGACGATTCATCCAAGGCAGAATTTCTGGCTAAGCAAGACGCAGTTATAGCTGGGCTTGATGTAGCAAAATACGTTTTTGAAGTACTGGATAGCAGTGTGCGTTTCAAGGCCTTTGTAAAGGATGGAGATAAGGTATCAAAAGGGGATATTATTGCAGAAGTAAGTGGTTCTACAAGAGCTTTGCTGAAAGGTGAAAGGACTGCATTAAACTTTATGCAAAGGCTATCTGCAATTGCTACAATGACTAATAGATATGTTAATAAAGTGCAGGGATTATCTGTAAAGGTAACTGATACAAGAAAGACTACTCCTGGGCTGAGACTTTTGGAAAAGTATGCAGTTAGCGCAGGAGGAGGAGCCAACCATAGATTTTCACTTTCTGACGGTGTTTTAATAAAGGACAACCATATTGCTGCTGCCGGAGGAATAAAAAATGCCGTGGAACGAGTAAGAAAAAGTATACCTCATACTGTAAAGATTGAGGTAGAGGTAGAATCCATGGAAGAGGTTCGTGAGGCTTTGGAGTGCAAAGCTGATATAATTATGCTTGATAATATGTCAAATGAACAGATGACTGAGGCAGTCAAATTTATTGATAAAAGAGCTCTTGTAGAAGCTTCGGGAAATATAAGTGAAGAAACAATATACAATGTTGCATTAACCGGAGTTGATATTATATCCATCGGCAAACTAACTCACTCTGCAAATTCTATTGATATTAGCATGAATATTGAATAG